A portion of the Salmo trutta chromosome 1, fSalTru1.1, whole genome shotgun sequence genome contains these proteins:
- the slc22a2 gene encoding solute carrier family 22 member 2 isoform X2: MYSYTFDDILEEAGKFGRSQKRIFALLCMVSMPWAGVYVGIVFQGFTPEHWCRDSGVSQIRKSCGWNLMDTRKITVPVVNTSGVLVHSQCEQYELDWNATGLTCDNPESDLTDAHRSKAPMTSCKEGWEYDYKGRQSFVTEFDLVCADAWVVDMYQATLNVGFFIGSIAIGYLADRFGRKTSFLVSNLLNGIFGILVAWSPNWVSMLVFRALYGFGVKGGWVAGYVLITELVGVEYRRTVGVIYQMFFSVGILILPLISYFITDWRWLQVVITAPYILFLSYYWFIPESPRWLLSQHNAKKAVEITEAIAKENKKTLSKNIETMRDDNADTSTASFMDLIRTPKMRKHTFILSFNWFTSAVVYQGLIMRLGILGGNVYIDFLISGLVEFPAAFLILFTIDRIGRRLPFATANIVAGAACFITAMIPETMFWFKTAVACIGRLGITMAFEMVVFVNTELYPTFVRNLGVSVCSTLCDIGGIVAPFLLYRLAAIWLELPLIIFGALAFLAGALVLLLPETRGVPLPDTIDDIEFPEKNKENHLKSQQLTNLLPTNMTTNTESTII, from the exons ATGTACTCATACACTTTTGATGACATCCTAGAGGAGGCGGGCAAGTTCGGCCGATCGCAGAAGCGTATCTTTGCCCTGCTATGCATGGTCTCCATGCCATGGGCCGGTGTCTACGTAGGCATTGTGTTCCAAGGGTTCACCCCAGAGCACTGGTGCCGAGACTCAGGGGTGAGTCAGATCCGGAAGAGCTGTGGCTGGAACCTGATGGACACTAGAAAGATCACGGTCCCGGTGGTCAACACCTCAGGAGTGTTGGTCCACAGCCAGTGTGAGCAGTATGAACTGGACTGGAACGCTACGGGTCTGACATGTGACAACCCAGAGTCTGACCTCACTGACGCTCACCGCAGCAAAGCTCCCATGACCTCCTGCAAGGAAGGATGGGAGTATGACTACAAGGGGAGACAATCCTTTGTGACAGAG TTTGACCTGGTGTGTGCTGATGCCTGGGTGGTGGACATGTACCAGGCTACACTCAACGTGGGCTTCTTCATAGGGAGCATAGCCATTGGATACCTAGCTGACAG ATTTGGCAGAAAGACGAGCTTCTTGGTGTCCAACCTCTTGAATGGGATTTTTGGAATTCTTGTAGCATGGTCTCCAAATTGGGTATCCATGCTGGTCTTCCGAGCATTATATGGCTTTGGTGTCAAGGGAGGCTGGGTGGCTGGATATGTTCTGA tcACTGAGCTGGTAGGAGTAGAGTACAGGAGGACTGTGGGAGTCATCTACCAAATGTTCTTCAGTGTTGGAATTCTCATCCTGCCCCTCATCTCCTACTTCATCACAGACTGGCGCTGGTTGCAGGTGGTCATCACTGCACCTTATATCCTCTTCCTGTCCTACTACTG GTTTATCCCGGAGTCTCCAAGATGGCTTCTCTCTCAGCACAATGCAAAGAAAGCTGTGGAGATCACTGAGGCAATAGcgaaagaaaacaagaaaaccctCTCTAAGAACATTGAG ACGATGAGAGACGACAATGCCGATACCTCAACCGCCTCGTTCATGGACCTAATCAGAACTCCAAAAATGAGAAAACACACCTTCATCCTTAGTTTCAACTG GTTCACTAGTGCTGTCGTCTACCAGGGTCTTATCATGCGTCTAGGAATCCTGGGAGGAAATGTCTACATTGACTTTCTGATCTCTGGTCTGGTGGAATTCCCTGCTGCCTTCCTCATCCTCTTTACCATCGATCGTATCGGACGGCGTCTTCCCTTTGCCACAGCCAACATTGTAGCTGGCGCAGCCTGCTTCATTACTGCTATGATCCCTGAGA CCATGTTCTGGTTCAAAACAGCAGTGGCCTGCATAGGCCGGTTGGGCATCACCATGGCTTTTGAGATGGTGGTGTTTGTGAACACTGAATTGTACCCTACGTTTGTCAG GAacctgggtgtgtctgtgtgctccaCTCTGTGTGACATCGGAGGCATCGTGGCCCCGTTCCTTCTTTACAGACTGGCTGCCATCTGGCTGGAGCTGCCACTCATCATCTTTG GGGCCCTTGCGTTTCTGGCTGGAGCTTTGGTCTTGCTGTTGCCTGAGACCAGAGGTGTGCCACTTCCTGACACCATCGATGACATTGAGTTTCCAGAAAA aaacaaagaaaaccacctgAAGAGTCAACAGCTGACAAATCTCTTGCCCACTAACATGACAACCAACACAGAATCCACAATCATCTGA
- the slc22a2 gene encoding solute carrier family 22 member 2 isoform X1, with translation MYSYTFDDILEEAGKFGRSQKRIFALLCMVSMPWAGVYVGIVFQGFTPEHWCRDSGVSQIRKSCGWNLMDTRKITVPVVNTSGVLVHSQCEQYELDWNATGLTCDNPESDLTDAHRSKAPMTSCKEGWEYDYKGRQSFVTEFDLVCADAWVVDMYQATLNVGFFIGSIAIGYLADRFGRKTSFLVSNLLNGIFGILVAWSPNWVSMLVFRALYGFGVKGGWVAGYVLITELVGVEYRRTVGVIYQMFFSVGILILPLISYFITDWRWLQVVITAPYILFLSYYWFIPESPRWLLSQHNAKKAVEITEAIAKENKKTLSKNIETMRDDNADTSTASFMDLIRTPKMRKHTFILSFNWFTSAVVYQGLIMRLGILGGNVYIDFLISGLVEFPAAFLILFTIDRIGRRLPFATANIVAGAACFITAMIPETMFWFKTAVACIGRLGITMAFEMVVFVNTELYPTFVRNLGVSVCSTLCDIGGIVAPFLLYRLAAIWLELPLIIFGALAFLAGALVLLLPETRGVPLPDTIDDIEFPEKCKEKALRSKELRRKEMIMLLPAAMTNKEPETV, from the exons ATGTACTCATACACTTTTGATGACATCCTAGAGGAGGCGGGCAAGTTCGGCCGATCGCAGAAGCGTATCTTTGCCCTGCTATGCATGGTCTCCATGCCATGGGCCGGTGTCTACGTAGGCATTGTGTTCCAAGGGTTCACCCCAGAGCACTGGTGCCGAGACTCAGGGGTGAGTCAGATCCGGAAGAGCTGTGGCTGGAACCTGATGGACACTAGAAAGATCACGGTCCCGGTGGTCAACACCTCAGGAGTGTTGGTCCACAGCCAGTGTGAGCAGTATGAACTGGACTGGAACGCTACGGGTCTGACATGTGACAACCCAGAGTCTGACCTCACTGACGCTCACCGCAGCAAAGCTCCCATGACCTCCTGCAAGGAAGGATGGGAGTATGACTACAAGGGGAGACAATCCTTTGTGACAGAG TTTGACCTGGTGTGTGCTGATGCCTGGGTGGTGGACATGTACCAGGCTACACTCAACGTGGGCTTCTTCATAGGGAGCATAGCCATTGGATACCTAGCTGACAG ATTTGGCAGAAAGACGAGCTTCTTGGTGTCCAACCTCTTGAATGGGATTTTTGGAATTCTTGTAGCATGGTCTCCAAATTGGGTATCCATGCTGGTCTTCCGAGCATTATATGGCTTTGGTGTCAAGGGAGGCTGGGTGGCTGGATATGTTCTGA tcACTGAGCTGGTAGGAGTAGAGTACAGGAGGACTGTGGGAGTCATCTACCAAATGTTCTTCAGTGTTGGAATTCTCATCCTGCCCCTCATCTCCTACTTCATCACAGACTGGCGCTGGTTGCAGGTGGTCATCACTGCACCTTATATCCTCTTCCTGTCCTACTACTG GTTTATCCCGGAGTCTCCAAGATGGCTTCTCTCTCAGCACAATGCAAAGAAAGCTGTGGAGATCACTGAGGCAATAGcgaaagaaaacaagaaaaccctCTCTAAGAACATTGAG ACGATGAGAGACGACAATGCCGATACCTCAACCGCCTCGTTCATGGACCTAATCAGAACTCCAAAAATGAGAAAACACACCTTCATCCTTAGTTTCAACTG GTTCACTAGTGCTGTCGTCTACCAGGGTCTTATCATGCGTCTAGGAATCCTGGGAGGAAATGTCTACATTGACTTTCTGATCTCTGGTCTGGTGGAATTCCCTGCTGCCTTCCTCATCCTCTTTACCATCGATCGTATCGGACGGCGTCTTCCCTTTGCCACAGCCAACATTGTAGCTGGCGCAGCCTGCTTCATTACTGCTATGATCCCTGAGA CCATGTTCTGGTTCAAAACAGCAGTGGCCTGCATAGGCCGGTTGGGCATCACCATGGCTTTTGAGATGGTGGTGTTTGTGAACACTGAATTGTACCCTACGTTTGTCAG GAacctgggtgtgtctgtgtgctccaCTCTGTGTGACATCGGAGGCATCGTGGCCCCGTTCCTTCTTTACAGACTGGCTGCCATCTGGCTGGAGCTGCCACTCATCATCTTTG GGGCCCTTGCGTTTCTGGCTGGAGCTTTGGTCTTGCTGTTGCCTGAGACCAGAGGTGTGCCACTTCCTGACACCATCGATGACATTGAGTTTCCAGAAAA ATGCAAAGAAAAAGCTCTGAGGAGTAAAGAGCTGAGGAGGAAAGAGATGATAATGCTGTTACCCGCCGCGATGACCAACAAAGAACCTGAGACTGTCTGA
- the plg gene encoding plasminogen, whose product MDLYKAVLLGVLFSAVSAGVLDEYAKTEGARIISVLKREYSVGTVLECAIKCNAETAFTCRSFIYIEKDQECMTIPANTKTEQVLRRTSTALYEKKVYLMECVNGIGMDYRGTKSKTKSGKTCQRWASKYPHNPNMTPSTHPNADLESNFCRNPDGDSEGPWCYTRDPETRWETCNVQDCSEECMHCSGEDYRGKISTTENGYTCQRWNAQKPHNHGYSPSALPEKYLEEDYCRNPDGDPRPWCFTTSPSKRWDFCSIPRCTSEPPTVVEELTCSTGDGGAYRGTVAVTTSGKACQVWAAQTPQKHNRTPDNYPCKGLDLNYCRNPDNERMPWCYTTDPETRWEYCKVPSCGDVPGPDDAAPTPAEEDCYVGSGSEYRGMVTETISGKKCQSWSSMTPHSHKKTPQDFPKADLRRNLCRNPDGDRAPWCYTTDPSVRWEYCAVEKCPTAPKPTSKPDKPDKPDKPDKPDQLRPAPSQTPSADCKVGNGGTYRGPTSMTMLGVTCQRWSSQSPHQHASFNPESHPDKGLESNNCRNPDNDVNGPWCYTTDRSKKWDYCQIPDCAGLKCGQPVTKPKRCFGRIVGGCVSKPHSWPWQISLRTNTGVHFCGGTLIAPQWVLTAAHCLERSKRASAYKVFMGTHTERANEATKQERNLEKLILGPDRTDIALLKLQTPALINDKVLPACLPEKDYVVPPGTECYVTGWGETQGTGGDGLLKETGFPVIENKVCNRPAYLNNRVKDHEMCAGNIEGGTDSCQGDSGGPLVCHAQNSFVLQGVTSWGLGCANALKPGVYARVSKFTDWINSQMKINS is encoded by the exons ATGGACCTGTACAAAGCAGTGTTGCTAGGCGTCCTTTTCTCTGCAG TCAGTGCGGGTGTCCTGGATGAATATGCAAAAACAGAGGGCGCTCGGATTATATCTGTCTTGAAGAGGGAGTACTCAGTAGGCACCGTCCTAGAATGTGCCATCAAGTGTAACGCTGAAACAGCTTTCACTTGCAG GTCCTTTATATACATTGAAAAGGATCAAGAATGTATGACAATACCAGCAAACACCAAAACAGAGCAAGTTCTGAGAAGAACCAGCACAGCTCTCTACGAAAAGAAAG TGTACTTGATGGAGTGTGTGAATGGAATCGGTATGGACTACAGAGGGACGAAGTCCAAAACAAAATCAGGGAAGACATGCCAGAGATGGGCATCAAAATACCCCCATAACCCCAA CATGACCCCTTCAACACACCCCAATGCCGACCTGGAGTCCAACTTCTGTAGAAACCCAGATGGCGATAGCGAAGGACCCTGGTGCTACACCAGAGACCCTGAGACCAGGTGGGAGACCTGCAACGTCCAGGACTGCAGCG AGGAATGTATGCACTGCAGTGGTGAGGACTACAGGGGAAAGATCTCTACCACTGAGAATGGCTACACCTGCCAGCGCTGGAACGCCCAGAAACCTCACAACCACGGCTACAGTCCCAGCGC TCTTCCTGAGAAGTACCTGGAGGAGGACTACTGTAGGAACCCAGATGGCGACCCCAGACCCTGGTGCTTCACCACCAGCCCTTCCAAACGCTGGGACTTCTGCTCCATCCCTCGCTGCA ctTCTGAGCCTCCCACGGTGGTGGAGGAGCTCACCTGTAGCACAGGCGACGGCGGTGCCTACAGGGGAACTGTTGCCGTGACAACGTCTGGGAAAGCCTGTCAGGTCTGGGCAGCTCAGACGCCCCAAAAGCACAACAGAACTCCAGACAACTACCCATGCAA AGGCCTGGACCTGAACTACTGCAGGAACCCAGACAATGAGAGGATGCCCTGGTGCTACACTACAGACCCAGAGACACGTTGGGAGTACTGCAAGGTGCCTAGCTGTGGAGACGTTCCTGGACCAG ATGATGCAGCTCCCACTCCAGCTGAGGAAGACTGTTATGTGGGCAGCGGGAGTGAATATCGTGGCATGGTGACAGAGACCATCAGTGGGAAGAAATGCCAGTCCTGGAGCTCGATGACACCTCACAGTCACAAGAAGACACCTCAGGACTTCCCTAAAGC CGATTTGAGAAGAAACCTGTGTAGGAACCCTGATGGCGACCGTGCTCCATGGTGCTACACCACTGACCCCTCTGTTCGTTGGGAGTACTGCGCTGTGGAGAAATGCCCAACGGCTCCCAAGCCTACTTCTAAGCCTGACAAGCCTGACAAACCTGACAAACCTGACAAACCCGATCAGCTCAGACCAGCACCCTCTCAGACACCCTCAGCTG ATTGCAAAGTGGGCAATGGGGGGACATACAGGGGTCCCACTTCTATGACCATGTTGGGCGTCACATGTCAGAGGTGGAGCTCCCAAAGCCCCCATCAGCATGCCAGTTTCAACCCTGAATCCCACCCTGACAAAGGCCTGGAGTCCAAC AATTGTAGAAACCCTGACAATGACGTGAATGGACCATGGTGCTACACCACAGACAGAAGCAAAAAATGGGACTACTGCCAAATCCCAGATTGCG CTGGCTTGAAATGTGGGCAGCCGGTTACAAAACCCAAGAGGTGTTTTGGTCGCATCGTTGGAGGCTGTGTGTCCAAACCCCACTCATGGCCCTGGCAGATCAGCCTGAGGACCAA CACTGGTGTTCATTTCTGTGGGGGAACTCTGATCGCCCCTCAATGGGTCCTCACCGCTGCCCACTGCCTGGAGAG ATCAAAGAGGGCATCTGCCTACAAGGTGTTCATGGGaacccacacagagagagcaaaTGAAGCGACCAAGCAGGAGCGTAATCTGGAGAAACTGATCCTGGGACCTGACAGGACAGACATTGCACTGCTGAAGCTACAAAC CCCTGCGCTCATAAATGACAAGGTTTTACCAGCATGCTTACCCGAGAAGGATTATGTGGTACCACCTGGAACAGAGTGCTATGTGACAGGATGGGGAGAGACACAAG GAACTGGTGGAGATGGGCTCCTCAAGGAGACGGGCTTCCCTGTTATAGAAAATAAAGTGTGTAATCGTCCTGCCTACCTGAACAACAGAGTCAAGGACCATGAGATGTGTGCTGGGAACATTGAAGGGGGAACAGACAGCTGTCAG GGTGACAGTGGTGGCCCTCTGGTGTGTCATGCCCAGAACAGCTTTGTCCTCCAGGGAGTGACATCCTGGGGTCTGGGCTGTGCCAACGCCTTGAAGCCAGGGGTGTACGCCAGAGTATCAAAGTTTACGGATTGGATTAACAGTCAGATGAAGATTAATTCTTAA
- the LOC115192995 gene encoding LOW QUALITY PROTEIN: 12-(S)-hydroxy-5,8,10,14-eicosatetraenoic acid receptor (The sequence of the model RefSeq protein was modified relative to this genomic sequence to represent the inferred CDS: inserted 2 bases in 2 codons; substituted 1 base at 1 genomic stop codon): protein MHIVDDDHPSKNCTAENLPLCNFYPSVMIVKFFLALPLNLSVLYXFIFKMKFWKSNSNNIXGEWWSTEGGTCKAMWFMLFLNXGASIAFLTGISADPYFNVVHPGKKKFLKVFKKSPHISVIDWLLLLPPTLPTMLKTFECCYGCKNDTPVEDVTETLREVVFCTQILIPFFVLVYLSRPDHSKMLFSMVE, encoded by the exons ATGCATATTGTGGATGACGATCACCCGAGTAAGAACTGCACAGCAGAGAATCTACCACTGTGTAATTTCTACCCCTCTGTGATGATTGTGAAATTCTTCCTGGCTCTACCGCTCAACCTCTCAGTGCTTT CTTTTATATTCAAAATGAAGTTCTGGAAATCTAACAGCAACAACA AAGGGGAGTGGTGGAGTACAGAGGGTGGAACTTGCAAAGCCATGTGGTTCATGCTGTTTCTGAACTGAGGTGCCAGTATCGCCTTCCTGACTGGGATTTCAGCTGATCCTTACTTTAATGTAGTTCATCCTGGGAAAAAAAAGTTCCTTAAGGTCTTCAAAAAGTCTCCTCATATCTCTGTCATCGACTGGCTACTGCTGCTCCCCCCGACTCTCCCAACCATGCTGAAGACCTTTGAGTGCTGTTATGGGTGTAAAAATGACACTCCGGTCGAGGACGTCACTGAAACTTTGAGAGAGGTTGTGTTTTGCACCCAGATTCTCATCCCTTTCTTTGTGTTGGtctacttgtcacgtcctgaccatagtaagatgttattttctatggtagaatag